From the Carya illinoinensis cultivar Pawnee chromosome 4, C.illinoinensisPawnee_v1, whole genome shotgun sequence genome, one window contains:
- the LOC122306250 gene encoding protein FAR1-RELATED SEQUENCE 5-like, with the protein MEKEDGMVPRPSTSTSTSLMTSENAFGPPNDYHHNYDSNMSYPSPPGNPDNLRPDFSAGGEYEENVEMLFDINEDLDLEDTTVVSDDEVRVRAPRSGMEFGSEKEVMDYYKKYAKQEGFGVRTQRTKRDDDGRSVYITIGCARGEKYVPKNINMSKPSATTKTDCKAKINVTLNKNEKWVITTVESAHNHITISPKKTRLLRSHKLLDEHSQRIIDLNDRARIRMNKNYFSLIVEAGGYENLEFQERDCRNFIDKARHQRLGKGGGDALYEYFQRMRNQNDGFVSSMDVDDDGRGGVDTHSFVWLFCTWLDCINGQAPKAIITDQDRAMKNAIHMVFPETRHRYCLWHIMRKLSEKLGSHSHFSTGLKTSIQSALYDSQSCTEFEKRWGELLDKYDLRSNNWLTSLYEERTFWVRVYLKDVFWAGMSTTQRSESMNAFFDGYVHSGTTLKEFVDQFDNALRKKVEVKTTADFNSSNQIIPCISPFNFEKQFQKMREILCRHALKVLHFSRINVVPDKYVLARWRKDEERTYTLIKSTYDDVRGSGDCRRYERVVKRCMKLATKISTSEQKVNAFLRVVDDFDSNCDDDTFGGRSESREVGPNVLTDKSKKILSPHVVRGKGRPPSKRKVPPVEKMTRKRKACRKLFVDDTELSATPGSLHHQTDEGIGVGTQNSMITEHMPLGNQEKAVFVALRSVVVSKVNMPKHLPNLALLLMHEKMYRLEAHCLRRWFRTYAHYQVTDLTLVIVRIVCAKLV; encoded by the exons ATGGAAAAGGAAGATGGAATGGTACCCAGGCCTTCGACGTCGACTTCGACTTCATTAATGACATCTGAAAATGCATTTGGCCCTCCAAATGATTACCAT CATAATTATGATTCAAATATGTCCTACCCTTCGCCTCCTGGTAATCCGGATAACTTAAGGCCAGATTTTTCAGCCGGTGGAGAGTATGAAGAAAATGTTG AAATGTTATTTGACATAAATGAAGATTTAGATTTAGAGGATACCACTGTTGTGTCAGATGATGAGGTACGGGTCAGAGCACCAAGATCGGGTATGGAATTTGGTAGTGAGAAGGAGGTTATGGACTATTATAAGAAATATGCCAAGCAAGAGGGGTTTGGTGTAAGGACACAAAGGACTAAgagagatgatgatgggagATCTGTGTATATCACTATTGGTTGTGCCCGTGGCGAAAAATACGTACCTAAGAACATCAATATGTCGAAGCCAAGTGCAACAACTAAAACGGATTGTAAAGCAAAGATAAATGTGACGTTGAACAAGAACGAGAAATGGGTGATCACTACAGTCGAAAGTGCGCACAACCACATTACTATCAGCCCCAAGAAGACAAGACTCTTGCGATCTCACAAGCTTCTTGATGAGCACAGTCAAAGGATCATTGACCTCAATGACAGAGCCAGAATTCGAATGAATAagaattatttttctcttatcGTTGAGGCGGGTGGTTATGAGAATCTAGAGTTCCAAGAGAGGGATTGTCGGAATTTCATTGACAAGGCTAGACATCAAAGGTTGGGTAAAGGAGGTGGCGATGCCCTTTACGAGTATTTTCAGAGGATGAGAAATCAGAATGATGGCTTCGTTTCTTCCATGGATGTCGATGATGACGGAAG GGGCGGGGTTGACACGCATTCCTTTGTTTGGTTGTTCTGCACATGGTTGGATTGCATAAACGGTCAAGCGCCCAAAGCCATCATAACAGACCAGGACCGAGCAATGAAGAATGCAATCCACATGGTATTTCCAGAAACCCGCCATAGATATTGTCTATGGCATATAATGCGCAAACTTTCAGAGAAACTAGGATCTCACTCCCATTTCAGCACAGGGTTGAAGACTTCCATTCAGTCAGCATTGTATGATTCACAGTCCTGCACGGAATTTGAGAAGAGGTGGGGTGAACTTCTTGATAAGTATGATCTGAGGAGTAATAATTGGCTCACGTCCTTATATGAGGAGAGGACTTTTTGGGTCCGGGTTTACTTGAAGGATGTATTTTGGGCGGGTATGAGCACGACACAACGGTCAGAAAGCATGAATGCTTTCTTTGATGGGTATGTCCATTCTGGTACCACCTTGAAGGAATTCGTGGACCAATTTGATAATGCTTTGAGAAAGAAGGTTGAGGTAAAGACAACGGCGGATTTCAACTCTAGTAACCAAATCATCCCATGCATTTCCCCTTTCAACTTTGAGAAACAGTTTCAGAAG ATGAGGGAAATTTTATGTAGGCATGCACTTAAAGTTTTGCATTTTTCCCGAATTAACGTCGTGCCAGATAAATATGTCTTGGCCCGCTGGAGGAAGGATGAGGAGAGGACGTACACATTGATCAAAAGTACTTATGATGATGTGCGTGGGAGTGGAGACTGTAGGAGGTATGAAAGGGTGGTTAAAAGATGCATGAAATTAGCAACTAAAATATCCACAAGTGAACAGAAAGTCAATGCATTCCTGCGCGTTGTTGATGACTTTGATTCGAATTGTGATGATGATACATTTGGTGGGAGATCCGAGTCAAGAGAGGTTGGACCTAACGTTCTCACGGATAAAAGTAAGAAGATATTAAGCCCCCATGTGGTTCGAGGGAAAGGAAGACCCCCAAGTAAGAGAAAGGTTCCGCCTGTGGAGAAGAtgacaagaaaaagaaag GCTTGCAGGAAATTATTCGTTGATGACACTGAATTGTCTGCCACCCCAGGATCCCTTCACCACCAAACTGATGAAGGAATCGGTGTTGGGACACAAAACAGCATGATCACAGAGCATATGCCATTAGGAAATCAGGAG AAAGCAGTTTTTGTGGCTCTTCGTAGTGTTGTTGTGAGCAAAGTGAATATGCCAAAG CATCTACCAAATCTAGCCCTTCTCTTGATGCACGAAAAGATGTATAGATTGGAAGCTCACTGTCTCAGAAGGTGGTTCAGAACATATGCCCATT